The following are encoded together in the Oncorhynchus nerka isolate Pitt River linkage group LG23, Oner_Uvic_2.0, whole genome shotgun sequence genome:
- the LOC115126693 gene encoding SAP30-binding protein-like isoform X2 — translation MASSKNSVLLSSLAEYGDDSEPDSNPETEETESHGVGLVSAAYGEDDISRIEDGDDKASGDEDSGESSRNSEMDESDEGGDTDDYKEIPEAERRDPNELVALFSEKVRNMSPDKIRIPPEPPGRCSSHLQVKIQKLYEKNLHGDLDTNNHIQRKKEFRNPSIYEKLIQFCGIDELGTNYPKDMFDPHGWPEDSYYEALAKAQKVEMEKLEKAKKDKTKIEFVTATKKGSNPTNAAVPTTNTAASTVTEAQKRKSKWDSAVPVTLAQPALLTTTATLPAVVSVTTTASGTKTTVISAVGTILKKAKQ, via the exons ATGGCGAGCAGCAAAAATAGTGTACTTCTCTCTTCTTTGGCGGAGTATGGCGACGACTCTGAGCCAGATTCCAACCCAGAAACCGAAGAAACAG AGAGCCATGGAGTAGGTCTGGTGTCAGCTGCCTATGGAGAGGACGACATTAGCCGGATTGAGGATGGCGACGACAAGGCATCTGGAGACGAGGACAGCGGGGAGAGCTCCCGTAACTCT GAAATGGATGAGTCAGACGAGGGGGGAGACACCGATGATTATAAG GAGATcccagaggcagagaggagagaccccAATGAGCTGGTCG CTCTGTTCTCAGAGAAAGTGAGGAACATGTCACCTGACAAGATCCGGATCCCCCCTGAACCACCAGGACGCTGCTCCAGTCACCTACAG GTGAAGATCCAGAAGCTGTATGAGAAGAATCTACATGGAGACTTAGACACAAACAACCACATTCAGAGGAAGAAAGAGTTCAGGAatcccag TATCTATGAGAAACTCATTCAGTTCTGTGGCATAGATGAACTGGGAACCAACTACCCTAAAGACATGTTTGATCCTCATGGCTGGCCAGAGGACTCTTACTACGAGGCGCTGG CCAAAGCTCAGAAAGTAGAGATGGAGAAACTGGAGAAAGCCAAGAAGGACAAGACGAAG ATTGAGTTTGTGACGGCCACTAAGAAGGGCAGCAACCCCACCAACGCAGCAGTTCCCACAACCAATACGGCTGCTAGTACCGTGACAG aAGCTCAGAAGAGGAAGAGTAAGTGGGACTCTGCGGTGCCCGTGACCCTGGCCCAGCCCGCCCTGCTCACTACCACGGCAACCCTGCCAGCGGTTGTCTCCGTGACGACCACCGCCAGCGGAACCAAGACCACTGTAATCTCTGCCGTAGGCACCATCCTGAAGAAAGCCAAGCAGTGA
- the LOC115126693 gene encoding SAP30-binding protein-like isoform X3 has translation MASSKNSVLLSSLAEYGDDSEPDSNPETEETESHGVGLVSAAYGEDDISRIEDGDDKASGDEDSGESSRNSEMDESDEGGDTDDYKEIPEAERRDPNELVALFSEKVRNMSPDKIRIPPEPPGRCSSHLQVKIQKLYEKNLHGDLDTNNHIQRKKEFRNPSIYEKLIQFCGIDELGTNYPKDMFDPHGWPEDSYYEALAKAQKVEMEKLEKAKKDKTKVRTTGVLVALKRPPEKLRRGRVSGTLRCP, from the exons ATGGCGAGCAGCAAAAATAGTGTACTTCTCTCTTCTTTGGCGGAGTATGGCGACGACTCTGAGCCAGATTCCAACCCAGAAACCGAAGAAACAG AGAGCCATGGAGTAGGTCTGGTGTCAGCTGCCTATGGAGAGGACGACATTAGCCGGATTGAGGATGGCGACGACAAGGCATCTGGAGACGAGGACAGCGGGGAGAGCTCCCGTAACTCT GAAATGGATGAGTCAGACGAGGGGGGAGACACCGATGATTATAAG GAGATcccagaggcagagaggagagaccccAATGAGCTGGTCG CTCTGTTCTCAGAGAAAGTGAGGAACATGTCACCTGACAAGATCCGGATCCCCCCTGAACCACCAGGACGCTGCTCCAGTCACCTACAG GTGAAGATCCAGAAGCTGTATGAGAAGAATCTACATGGAGACTTAGACACAAACAACCACATTCAGAGGAAGAAAGAGTTCAGGAatcccag TATCTATGAGAAACTCATTCAGTTCTGTGGCATAGATGAACTGGGAACCAACTACCCTAAAGACATGTTTGATCCTCATGGCTGGCCAGAGGACTCTTACTACGAGGCGCTGG CCAAAGCTCAGAAAGTAGAGATGGAGAAACTGGAGAAAGCCAAGAAGGACAAGACGAAGGTGAGGACCACAGGCGTTTTAGTTGCCTTGAAGAGGCCACCCGAG aAGCTCAGAAGAGGAAGAGTAAGTGGGACTCTGCGGTGCCCGTGA
- the LOC115126693 gene encoding SAP30-binding protein-like isoform X1, whose translation MASSKNSVLLSSLAEYGDDSEPDSNPETEETESHGVGLVSAAYGEDDISRIEDGDDKASGDEDSGESSRNSEMDESDEGGDTDDYKEIPEAERRDPNELVALFSEKVRNMSPDKIRIPPEPPGRCSSHLQVKIQKLYEKNLHGDLDTNNHIQRKKEFRNPSIYEKLIQFCGIDELGTNYPKDMFDPHGWPEDSYYEALAKAQKVEMEKLEKAKKDKTKVRTTGVLVALKRPPEIEFVTATKKGSNPTNAAVPTTNTAASTVTEAQKRKSKWDSAVPVTLAQPALLTTTATLPAVVSVTTTASGTKTTVISAVGTILKKAKQ comes from the exons ATGGCGAGCAGCAAAAATAGTGTACTTCTCTCTTCTTTGGCGGAGTATGGCGACGACTCTGAGCCAGATTCCAACCCAGAAACCGAAGAAACAG AGAGCCATGGAGTAGGTCTGGTGTCAGCTGCCTATGGAGAGGACGACATTAGCCGGATTGAGGATGGCGACGACAAGGCATCTGGAGACGAGGACAGCGGGGAGAGCTCCCGTAACTCT GAAATGGATGAGTCAGACGAGGGGGGAGACACCGATGATTATAAG GAGATcccagaggcagagaggagagaccccAATGAGCTGGTCG CTCTGTTCTCAGAGAAAGTGAGGAACATGTCACCTGACAAGATCCGGATCCCCCCTGAACCACCAGGACGCTGCTCCAGTCACCTACAG GTGAAGATCCAGAAGCTGTATGAGAAGAATCTACATGGAGACTTAGACACAAACAACCACATTCAGAGGAAGAAAGAGTTCAGGAatcccag TATCTATGAGAAACTCATTCAGTTCTGTGGCATAGATGAACTGGGAACCAACTACCCTAAAGACATGTTTGATCCTCATGGCTGGCCAGAGGACTCTTACTACGAGGCGCTGG CCAAAGCTCAGAAAGTAGAGATGGAGAAACTGGAGAAAGCCAAGAAGGACAAGACGAAGGTGAGGACCACAGGCGTTTTAGTTGCCTTGAAGAGGCCACCCGAG ATTGAGTTTGTGACGGCCACTAAGAAGGGCAGCAACCCCACCAACGCAGCAGTTCCCACAACCAATACGGCTGCTAGTACCGTGACAG aAGCTCAGAAGAGGAAGAGTAAGTGGGACTCTGCGGTGCCCGTGACCCTGGCCCAGCCCGCCCTGCTCACTACCACGGCAACCCTGCCAGCGGTTGTCTCCGTGACGACCACCGCCAGCGGAACCAAGACCACTGTAATCTCTGCCGTAGGCACCATCCTGAAGAAAGCCAAGCAGTGA